The genomic interval ATTGATTAAGACAATCCTTGTATGCCTTTTTCTAAACAGAAGAAATCAAGAAACTCTCACTTTTCAAATGATATAAGTAGCTAATTACTCCTGGAGGTTTTCTATCAGGACAAAAATATGACCTCTTCTTCGTATTGCTCAAGTAACATAATAGTTTGGACTTGCTCTCTACTTTCGGTGGGGAGACAGAGTGGCTCCTCAAATTGAGATTGTggataaattttaaaatacagcTATTGTATAAAACATATTGACTCTTAATTTTATAGAGGCGAATATATAtttacataaattaattaataaattttaattaaaatatataacttAATAGATATAAGAAGATTATATTAAATATACGTTTTCACCTAAAATATTAATGGCAAAATAAAAATATGgcaacaaaatatatatatatatatatatatatatatatatatatatatatatatatatatatatatatatatgtgtgtgtgtgtgtgtgtattatcCTTCATATTATTGCACAATATtatctaaataattttttattattatagacCAAGGTAAAGTTaacataattatattaatttatcatcaaaagaattttttttttacccaACTCTGAATTATTGACACTTTTTAGAAGTATTTTTTTTAGCAATATCAAATTTGAATAATCTATTTAACCAAACTTCAAAATAAATTCATGCAATTATtttcaatattaaattaatgttttataatttttatatgatCTAAAAATACGTTAAAAACAAGTAATTCTACTATCCTTTCTTTAAACTGTTTGTTTATCTTCTATAATTGTGCATTTATTGTAAAATATATCATCTAAACTTTAATTAGACTGTTTATTAACTTAATCAAAATTCTAATTTATGACGAAAAAATATACATTCTACTTTGAATGGGaagaataaaaatttattgtaattaattaagagtaaacatttattaattaatacttctgttaaaaatatatattattattttgttcCTAAAAATAAATTAACACATTATGAATGATTTTTCTGGAATGTCTCGCCGCCCCGGATCCGCCCCTACGTAGAGGCTAAATGCCTAAATCCTCTACAGCCTGCAACTAGCACTCTTTTTTTTACTCTGTTATTCTGGCTCTAACGCCCGAGTTCTTCTTCCTTTGTGCctctcatatttttttttttcagcattAATGAATATCTCACGctatgtttttttttatttttttattttatattgaaaaAAACTTCTatagatttaaaaaataattatatggattatatttattttatataagtcTCGCAATTCATAGTGTGTATTAATGCATTCATGATATAACGGAAGAATTTcctcttaaataaataataataataaaatgaaaatctGTGGAAGTCAATCTCGTGGAATATTGGAAGAGCAGAAGACCTTTAAATCCTAATCTAATCCTTTGCATGCGTTGTGCCGTGATTTCTTGAGAATGATTATATTGCCCGTTTGGCATCAGTTAGTTGCCTCAACTCAACAGCTTACAAGCTAGCTTTGCTCGACTGATACTACCCATGTGACATTTTCGTCTCTGGGGGTACGTGGTCAAGCGGGGCATGGAGGTGGAGTTGGTTGAGACAACTAATATCTTTTTTGTCAATATCAATGACTCCACCTGTTTTGGAGACCAACCAATTAAAACTCCCTTTTAAGGTCTCCATAAATGACTAACGTTTACACTTCAAGTTCTCCAATAGCCATGGGGTTCAATACAATGCTAATGAAACTTGCATTGCCGGTGGTGATTGTGGCAGCTGTGTCACCATTAGCAACAGCTCAAGCCAAACCTGGCTGCAAGAGCCACTGCGGCAACATTAGCATCCCATACCCCTTCGGCACAACCCAGGGTTGTTACATGGATGAACAATTTCTCATCACTTGTAACAACGCAACAAACCCTCCAAAACCATTCTTAAACTTGAGCAATATCCCAGTCCTCGACATTTCCCTCGATGGCTATTTGCGCATCCTTGACTCCGTATCCTACAATTGCTACAACGATAGACCATGGAGCAGACCCCTTTTTGAATCTCTATACTTGCCCAGGCAGTTGGAATTTCCCATATCTAATACTAAAAACATGTTCACCCTTGTCGGTTGTAACACTGACGCAGAGATTATAGGTTTACCAAACAAAGATCGGCTGACAGGATGCACCAGTGTGTGTCTCAGTAATTCCACAAACCTCATGAAGAATGGGGAATGCTCCAACATAGGCTGTTGCCAGAGCCCCCTTCCAAGAGGAATGCGTGATTATTACATAAACATAGCTTTGTTTAAAGACAGCAAGATTCCTAAACTCTACCCTTGTAATTATGCTTTTATTGCGGAGGATGGGGCTTACAATTTCTCCTCTTCAGATCTTGATAAAAATTTACAGAATATTACAGACCTCCCGATGGTGCTTGATTGGTCGATCGGAAATCAGACTTGCGAACAGGCCAAGAAGGATCCTAAAACTTTTGCATGCAAGGAGTTTAGCTATTGTATTGACTCGAAAAATGGTTCAGGGTATCGATGCAATTGTTCAGCGGGCTTTCAGGGAAACCCTTATATCCCTAACGGTTgccaaggtaaaaaaaaaaaacaaacttaCCACTCTCCTCTCGCTGTTTTCACTTGGTGATATTTAATTATGTTCCAGGTGAATGATCCATAACTCTTTATGTTCTATATAATTAACTTTCAAATGTTATTCATCGTTATACTGAGTAGGCCTTCGTTTGCGTTTCATGGTAAGTTTTTTTTCTGGcttcttattatttttatttaataagattatctgtcttacaaaaaaaattaaaaaaaaaaaacatacacGAAATTGTAAGGTGTCTAACAATTGCACATCTAATGTACGTTGAGGTTCACAATTCAGATATCGACGAGTGTGAAACTTTAAAACCTTGCAATGGGACATGCCACAATGTTCCTGGCGGTTACAACTGCTCTTGTCCAGCAGTTTTTGAAGGCGACGGCAGGAAAGACGGAGCAGGCTGCATTCTTCAACAAGTCATGGCCACCCATCAATCCAAGAGGCTTCCTCATATAATCACTGCACTAGGTtagttttgatcttttttttatttgataaattctTATATTCATTGAAATAATAATATATGCGGTGATTCAATTACCCAAGATCAGgagattaatattaatattattattattggaaAATTTAGGATCTTAATTAAATTTGAGGGAAAAATGAACCTACACTCTTAAATTTATGGAAGgagaataaataatataaaatctaaataaaataTTCGCATTTTTAGAAATAATAAAATGTttatttattaaagaaaaatgtttataattataaataaaaagtcATATTTATTTATATGTGCATACGATCCATCTCTACTAAGCATTTTAAATTGTTCTCAAACTCTTTTTTACgtaatttgaatttatttaattgaataatatcaaattatcttttttctttttttttttcaatgtaaGTTATCAatgaattgtaaaaaaaaaaaaaaaatccaaccgagttaaaatttatatttttattgttaaggagcaaaataaataaataaataaataaataaatatatatatatatatatatatatatatatatatatatatatatatatatatatatatatatatatataaggggcAAATATTCATAAACTATAAATTTTTTAATgacatataatatttatttaaattttttttaaaattttaaatactcaattaattaattaatctcacaaGCCATTGAATAAAGTATTGTAGCATTCAAAACTTAGTTCAACTAGTTAAgtatattaaatttttcttatctgaACCTGATTTATCATAGATTTAAAATAATGTATAGTGAGATTCCTTATTAAATACATGAATTTACGTGTTTACGTGAAGTGCATAGTAGATCATATCGAAATAAAAATTCTCCTGGATATATGTGGATAGTCTAACTTGCTGTTTTTATTCTTGTACTGGTTTGGAAGTCTTCAAACTTGCTGTTCTTAGTCTTCTAATCTGTTGTTACTTCTCTCTACGTATATTGACATGTGGTATAGGAATCAGCATAAGCCTTTTAGTTCTACTGCTGGGCATTTCATGGATTTATTTGGGACGAAAGCAGAGAAAGTTCAGAGAGCTCAAAGAAAAGTATTTTTTACAAAATGGGGGCAATTTGCTAGAGCGAGAGCTTTCGAAACATAATGCGTCCATTGAAACAGCTAAAATATTCACGGCAGAAGACCTCAAGAAGGCAACAAACAATTATGATGAAAGCAGAATTCTAGGCGAAGGAGGCCAAGGTAGAGTTTACAAAGGTATTTTGCCTCACAATCAAGTTATTGCCATCAAGAAGGCTAAAACAGTCGATCAGAGCCAAGTTGAGAAGTTCATTAATGAAGTGATAATACTCTCCCAAATTAACCATAAAAATGTGGTAAAACTCTTGGGATGTTGTTTAGAAACTGAAGCTCCCTTGTTGGTCTATGAATTTGTGACTAACGGTACCCTTTTCGACCACCTGCACAGAGCTGGCCGTGCAACCTTAATTCCATGGGAAATTCGTCTGAAAATAGCCACAGAAACCGCTGGAGCCCTTTCATACTTGCACTCTGCTGCTTCTACTCCAATCATTCATAGAGACATCAAGCTAGCCAACATACTCTTAGATGATAATTACACAGCTAAAGTATCTGATTTTGGAGCTTCAAGGTTGATCCCTTCGGACCAGACTCAATTTACCACGCTATTGCAAGGAACTCTGGGGTACTTGGATCCTGAATACCTGCATACACACCAGTTGACTGTAAAGAGCGATGTTTATAGTTTTGGGGTTGTTCTTATAGAGCTGCTGACAGGAAAGAAAGCAGTTTCTTTTGACAGGcctgaagaagaaagaaatttgGCATTGTATTTTGTTTCTTTAGTGGACAGAAACAGCTTGATGGCCATTTTTGATCAACGAGTACTGAGTGAAAATAATATTGAGGAAATGATGGCTGTGGCCATGCTAGGGATGAGATGTGTGAGAGTGAAGGGCGATGAAAGGCCAACGATGAAGGAAGTTGCAAAGGAATTAGAGGCACTGAGGACAATGAGATTGCAGCCCTGTGGGGAAGGTGATTCGCCTGCAGAAGATCAGGACGAATACATTCTCACGAAACTATGCAAATTCTATTATGAAGGAATGGCGGTGAATAATACCGTGGAAAGTCAAGTTACTTTTGAAATTGAAGGTGGGAGATGATTCTTTTATGCGACATTTTCATGTTTGTCTTCATATTCCAATTATGCAATCTAATCGAACCTTTTAGAATAATTAttactaatttcatttttaatatcataattttattattttgttatAATCAGATGACATAACTTTAAATAATTTTTGTGTAAATGGAGATGAATTTGTATGCAAAATTATTGAAGGGTTAATgaagaaattaaatatttttttggatgaTTTTAAGTGTACATTCTTTCTTACGATTTAATACATTCAAGATTTTTATACAATCTTGAAATGCTCTTCTAACCAAATTGATGAGAAAAATTCCTTAAATAATTAATGAATAATTAAGAATAGAGAGTATAatgaaaatttttacataaatttaatttattatagatttaaaatataaatatatgaggtTTATATATTTAatctattaatatatatttattttgataaataatAGTTTACACGTCATTGATGAATGAAGGAATTAGGAATTGACAAGAAGAAGGATTATGGACCTAAATATTGGGAAAATTATAACgaaacattgctatttcatgtATAAAATGACAAaccaattaaaaaatataaataaatattaattaacttcataaaatttaattttatttatatttgcaaaataattttttaatataaatatatttttattttttttaaataaaataatttattaattaaagaaaTGTCCAGAAAATATCCGATTAAAAAAATATCCATTTAACTCGAAAATTATCAGCAAGATAAATAAGCCGTAGCTCCACACAGAAGAAAGGCACCAATGGACAAATTGTGACAAACTGTATATTTACTTATTTGTCTTTATATGATTGGCTTACCATTATATATATCTAAAAGGGAGAGAGAAGAATCAAGATAAGTCTCCCTCAAGACAATTTCAATTGATCGATCATGAATCATTCACAACGTCGATTCAAAATTTGATTGGATTGATtaaatcttattttttaattttcaaatccGCGTTTGAAAAGTCTTTTTCTCTTTTAAAGCTAATGTGCGTAACATCTCTTGTAATTTTCTCCAATTTATCGAGACTCCTAAGTCTTTGTAATAATCTTCTATTGTGAGGTGCAAAATTAATTGATGGGTACAAGTACAACGTGATTGTCACGCTGCCTTGGTTCGCAGGATTTAGCTAAATCGGTTTGATGTTTACCATTAGCTAGTACGTATATATGTATATTGATTTGTTAAATGATTATTGTTTAATGTTATGTATAGCTTTCTTTGGCTACTCCAATTTTTCGTTTCGTCCCACTGCCCATAGAAAAGGCAGAAAACGACGTAGCAAGTTAATGATAATGGTCTTCTTCCGCAAGGCAAAGCGTGTCACTTGCGTTAGTAGAAGGTTGACGAGTATacactattatcataaacttcaGCAACCCCATAAAGTTTTAACCATACAAGTCTTTCActgaaaacaaagaaaagaaggaAAACACAGGATTGCATAAAGAGATGCACCTCTTGATGATTCACTGGCTTCTACTGTTATCATTAGCAACTGCAGCGGCAGTAGCAGCATTACCACCAATATCTCTTGCCAAACCTGGTTGCAACCACAGTTGCGGAAACCTCAGCGATATCCCATACCCATTTGGCACTCTCTAAGGGTGCTTCCTAGATGATACTTTCTTGATAACCTGCGATGCCACCACCAATAAGCCATTTTTAGGACGTGGAAACATAGAAGTCCTACACAAATCACTTGATGGTCATCTTCGAATCCCTAACTGGTTGGCCCACGATTGCTATGACGAGAACGGGagtcataattttattattttgttataattagatgacataactttcaataatttttgtGTAAATTGAGATTAATTTGTATGCAAAATTATTAAAGGGCTAATGATGAGAAAATTCACAATTTTGAGCTGCATTTAGCAATCATTAATTGTGAAACCATATAAATGAAGAAttatttcatttatattttatagtCTTAAGTATCCTCAATTCAGCTTATTCATGTTGATgagattaaatatttttttaaatgattttaaGAGTATATTCTTTCATGCAATTTAATACATCCAGGATTTTTGTATAATATTGAAATACTCGTCTAATCtaaatgatgaaaaaaaaaaaaactttcctTGAATAATCATTATTTACGAAATCATAATAGACAATATAAATGTTGACATATTTGTGCTACGCGTAAAATcaatagaaatttaatttttttatatatttaatttaaattttaatattttatttttctactaaaataatttataatattttttatataatttaattattaaagtttATAACAAGTAACTATACCAttctattttaatattttatttttaatttatatatatatatatatattatttaaattttcaataaaattacatTTCTTACACTTTTTGCAATTCATTTTCTATGGAAAAACTAATTAGttaacatatataattaaaatatattgttactcataaaacaaataaataaaaaaaattaaaaatataaaaatgtcaTGATGATAAGAAgataaataattttgaaaataatatataaaataaaataaaataaaatattaatataataacattaaaaataataataattactaatAAGAAAGCGAAAAGTTTTttgcattaaagaaaaattgaCTACATAGCAACTATAAATAAATTTAGCCTATTGTATATATGTGTGTGTCTGTGTAAAATGGTAAACAATGGTAGAGACgtctgttacactcatttcatataggcattttagggtagttttgcatccattttgtccttatattttagtatattttatgtttttagctttattttagcttatttgttaactttagatactttatatttgatttttgtaattttgttatttttgataggattttgtggcaaatcgaagaccaatgagtgcattaggaagtgatttgaagaaatttggagttctttaagcacagaggaaagttgaagaaatcaagccttgaaagagcaaaccagccgaaatttgcttgagaccttgcttaaggtcatgctcagggtaaagcggcaatgcttaaggtgcaacacaagtcaagcatgagcagaaaagtccattttagtATAAGTCCGCTGAGATTTATCAAGGTCCGCTTAACCTAAGCGCATAAAGGCGACCAGAggctaaatttgctaagaagtcGCTTAGGGTTAAGCCAACCCTGCTGTAATGCCCGTAACGTGAATAGTGTcacgacttggataattttacacctcatttcctatccactccttagtcgttatttacttttaggcgccttttgggaccatataaattcatcatttccttatttttgccacaagaggaagagaggagaaaaaaaaaggaaagaaaattatatagaaaGAGGAAGAGAAGACGCCATCCTCTGGAGGAAGAAGAGCTGCACGCaattggagctccagaaaccagagaccttggttcttccacctgggttttcctatttcagtccttttatcatgtttttctttattcttccatctatatttcttgtaaataccattatgagtgagtaattcctttagatttcagagttgggaaatatgttttagattaatttgtggatttggattgggtatttccttattttatatgaatatgggttttgattccttccttgtgcgcttgatttacttgcctaatgttggtacccattgggtattgtgttaatctttgattgaaggaccgaaaggtgaaggtcattgatagttaatcaaggattggaacttaaaatcacctagatttagaaataaactaggactttaagaggaattaattattggttacaaaacttaatgggttttaaagtaatcaaatacatacgaaagtaggtttggttattttagaatacactttgatttgcttgaaaaagatatcaaaggaatttagaatcaatttccttcaaactctatttttccctaaaaattggaatgcccaaggcaaatcccaattaatttatgcataaacccccaactctgggatCACTTTTACtataattagactttcgtttaaattacccattgtcaatttcagtttaattgcgaactagatttagaatttatttgtttgctctttacccatttcaattagattaatcaatttaccttgctcatttacatttaccttttattcataaatcattagcccaaataatcgcttcattcatagtttagtaatcaaacagcaaatcctcgtgggaacgatacttgattcatcactttattacttgagacgacccgtatacttgcggataagtcaccaacaagtttttggcgccgttgccggggatttgatttttgctTGATATTAaacgattgtttgtttggttaatttgggcattttattttattttctttttaccattttactttgagaatttgtttatttttgtttttcaggtgctttattttatgagaaggacaaaaagtgaagaaatcaatttattctttgacccagaaatagagaagacagcaaaggctttaagagcagaatctaaaaggagaaaagctgaaattaaagctcaacaacaacaagaaagagcacaagagcaagagcaagtacaagaagaaatggctgacaataacaacaacaataacaaccgctctgtgaaggatcatgcctatcctaacattggagatttcatgccaagtatcacaagaccaagggtagaagctaataattttgaattgaagcctgcactttgtcaaatggtacaacaagcacaatttggaggaaatccaagtgaaagtccacatgtgcatctggcacactttcttgagatcagtgatatgttgaagataaatggagtttctgatgatgcaattcgactcagattatttcctttttctctaaaggaccgagctagagagttgTTACATTCTTTGAGTCCGGGTTCTATCActacatgggatgaactttctcaagcatttttagctcaatattttccactaaGCAAGACAAGCCGAGAAATGAGTGACTTCTTTTACACCGAGAGATGCTGAGAGCttatatgaagcatgggagaggtaaaaggatttgcaaaggagatgtccacagcATGGGTTTCCTAAGTGAATGCTTGTTAAACACCTTTACCATGGAGTTTCACCAACTATTaggagtacaattgatgcatcttccgaggtgaccttatggagaaatcaagatgaagctttttccgctcttgataaaattg from Hevea brasiliensis isolate MT/VB/25A 57/8 unplaced genomic scaffold, ASM3005281v1 Scaf389, whole genome shotgun sequence carries:
- the LOC110638811 gene encoding wall-associated receptor kinase 2, whose product is MLMKLALPVVIVAAVSPLATAQAKPGCKSHCGNISIPYPFGTTQGCYMDEQFLITCNNATNPPKPFLNLSNIPVLDISLDGYLRILDSVSYNCYNDRPWSRPLFESLYLPRQLEFPISNTKNMFTLVGCNTDAEIIGLPNKDRLTGCTSVCLSNSTNLMKNGECSNIGCCQSPLPRGMRDYYINIALFKDSKIPKLYPCNYAFIAEDGAYNFSSSDLDKNLQNITDLPMVLDWSIGNQTCEQAKKDPKTFACKEFSYCIDSKNGSGYRCNCSAGFQGNPYIPNGCQDIDECETLKPCNGTCHNVPGGYNCSCPAVFEGDGRKDGAGCILQQVMATHQSKRLPHIITALGISISLLVLLLGISWIYLGRKQRKFRELKEKYFLQNGGNLLERELSKHNASIETAKIFTAEDLKKATNNYDESRILGEGGQGRVYKGILPHNQVIAIKKAKTVDQSQVEKFINEVIILSQINHKNVVKLLGCCLETEAPLLVYEFVTNGTLFDHLHRAGRATLIPWEIRLKIATETAGALSYLHSAASTPIIHRDIKLANILLDDNYTAKVSDFGASRLIPSDQTQFTTLLQGTLGYLDPEYLHTHQLTVKSDVYSFGVVLIELLTGKKAVSFDRPEEERNLALYFVSLVDRNSLMAIFDQRVLSENNIEEMMAVAMLGMRCVRVKGDERPTMKEVAKELEALRTMRLQPCGEGDSPAEDQDEYILTKLCKFYYEGMAVNNTVESQVTFEIEGGR